The Burkholderia mallei ATCC 23344 genome has a window encoding:
- a CDS encoding membrane protein, whose amino-acid sequence MPARKTRRFDPQFDSPPDHYAPMPRLSKLHGLWAATFVIAVASDVLSGAIRYYTSLAGVAALGYLPKALMVACLGLAIVQRPKASHVLVAAYLAAQTCVSLANGVSLSAVGFWIWTIAPMLFAIAMPPQALDALESPRMLGAFVALALLCIGGVLLNYFVKLPWVGGSVDIGGVSVQLAKSSYVGTSSRLPGFGRSSATTGLMIGLLTTWIFPRLRSRLALAALLALAAAGIWATTNKTTLVALALVVALHCLLRTPSLRTVCIWTSAVTIALPIAGWIVTLASTQDVGSSGSLSSMQDRFINTWPLLIEGLLREHLIWFGIGPGGFGSAVGYYTADFGFNVGYADNMALYTVANFGLIGAALIVAAFARLILALPANDRPVWLMLCFLLVSGVTTDICETIGCLLFLGLTLRSINLHAPRRARVGSARIAFERLRYGAGVIAPNAR is encoded by the coding sequence ATGCCTGCCCGCAAGACCCGGCGGTTCGATCCGCAGTTCGACTCGCCACCCGACCACTACGCACCGATGCCCCGTCTCTCCAAGCTACACGGGCTCTGGGCAGCGACGTTCGTCATCGCAGTCGCGAGCGACGTGCTGTCCGGCGCAATCCGCTACTACACGTCGCTCGCGGGCGTCGCGGCGCTCGGCTATCTGCCGAAGGCGCTGATGGTCGCGTGCCTCGGGCTCGCGATCGTTCAGCGGCCGAAGGCGAGCCACGTGCTCGTCGCCGCGTACCTCGCCGCGCAGACCTGCGTATCGCTCGCCAACGGCGTGAGCCTGAGCGCGGTCGGCTTCTGGATCTGGACGATCGCGCCGATGCTGTTCGCGATCGCGATGCCGCCGCAGGCGCTCGACGCGCTCGAGTCGCCGCGCATGCTCGGCGCGTTCGTCGCGCTCGCGCTGCTGTGCATCGGCGGCGTGCTGCTCAACTATTTCGTGAAGCTGCCGTGGGTGGGCGGCAGCGTCGACATCGGCGGCGTCAGCGTGCAGCTCGCGAAGTCCTCGTATGTCGGCACTTCGTCGCGGCTGCCCGGCTTCGGCCGCAGCAGCGCGACGACGGGCCTGATGATCGGACTGCTGACCACCTGGATCTTCCCGCGCCTGCGCTCGCGGCTCGCGCTCGCCGCGCTGCTCGCGCTCGCGGCAGCCGGCATCTGGGCGACGACGAACAAGACGACGCTCGTCGCGCTCGCACTCGTCGTCGCGCTGCATTGCCTGCTGCGCACGCCCTCGCTTCGCACGGTGTGCATCTGGACGAGCGCGGTCACGATCGCGCTGCCGATCGCCGGCTGGATCGTCACGCTCGCGAGCACGCAGGACGTCGGCAGCTCGGGCTCGCTATCGTCGATGCAGGACCGCTTCATCAATACCTGGCCGCTGCTGATCGAAGGGCTGCTGCGCGAGCATCTGATCTGGTTCGGCATCGGGCCGGGCGGGTTCGGCTCGGCAGTCGGCTACTACACCGCCGATTTCGGCTTCAACGTGGGCTACGCGGATAACATGGCGCTCTACACGGTCGCGAACTTCGGCCTGATCGGCGCGGCGCTGATCGTCGCCGCCTTCGCGCGCCTGATTCTCGCGCTGCCGGCGAACGATCGGCCCGTCTGGCTGATGCTGTGCTTCCTGCTCGTGAGCGGCGTGACGACGGACATCTGCGAGACGATCGGCTGCCTGCTGTTCCTCGGCCTGACGCTGCGCTCGATCAATCTGCACGCGCCGCGGCGCGCGCGCGTCGGAAGCGCGCGCATCGCGTTCGAGCGGCTGCGATACGGCGCGGGCGTGATCGCGCCGAATGCGCGCTGA
- a CDS encoding methyltransferase family protein, translating into MQSTLDTVANAQERPPRSATPFSIGLAGIAAGLLTLWASRGAAALTGTERSLLACAAIIATIGAYELFVARVHLRPSAGLANRALRPLSVARVSLRLAALASVYAGIALVYWLLPEYHGAFYQPFWSLVGMLAPYVALAAPFYFGWMDRRMRDVDDAYLCWGRWLLRGQRPADWRPIREMLAGWAVKAFFLPLMIVYLSTDADHIGASFASAASAPFSLATFRFMYDLSYTMDLMFGALGYLCTFRLLDSHVRSTEPTTLGWLAALICYQPFWSLIGNNYIHYEGSMFWDNWLLSVPAIRFAWGVVIVALLLCYALSTISFGLRFSNLTNRGIITSGPYRFTKHPAYLAKNLSYWMISVPFVEPLGWRLAIMHSAALVAVNLLYWLRAKTEERHLMRDPDYRAYAEWIARHGMFARLGRMLGRERRA; encoded by the coding sequence ATGCAATCCACGCTCGATACCGTCGCGAACGCGCAGGAACGACCACCGCGTTCGGCGACGCCATTCTCGATCGGCCTCGCCGGCATCGCCGCGGGGCTTCTCACGCTGTGGGCGTCGCGCGGCGCGGCCGCGCTGACGGGCACCGAGCGCAGCCTGCTCGCGTGCGCGGCGATCATCGCGACGATCGGCGCATACGAGCTGTTCGTCGCGCGCGTCCATCTGCGGCCGAGTGCCGGCCTCGCGAATCGCGCGTTGCGCCCGCTCAGCGTCGCGCGCGTGTCGCTGCGGCTCGCGGCGCTCGCATCGGTCTACGCGGGCATCGCGCTCGTCTACTGGCTGCTGCCCGAGTATCACGGCGCGTTCTATCAACCGTTCTGGTCGCTCGTGGGCATGCTCGCGCCGTACGTCGCGCTCGCCGCGCCGTTCTATTTCGGCTGGATGGACCGGCGCATGCGCGACGTCGACGACGCGTATCTGTGCTGGGGCCGGTGGCTGTTGCGCGGGCAGCGTCCGGCCGATTGGCGGCCGATCCGCGAGATGCTCGCCGGCTGGGCCGTGAAGGCGTTCTTCCTGCCGCTGATGATCGTCTATCTGTCGACGGACGCCGATCACATCGGCGCGTCGTTCGCGAGCGCCGCCAGCGCGCCGTTCTCGCTCGCGACGTTCCGCTTCATGTACGACCTGTCGTACACGATGGACCTGATGTTCGGCGCGCTCGGCTATCTGTGCACGTTCCGCCTGCTCGATTCGCACGTGCGCAGCACGGAGCCGACCACGCTCGGCTGGCTCGCCGCGCTGATCTGCTATCAGCCGTTCTGGTCGCTGATCGGAAACAACTACATTCACTACGAAGGCTCGATGTTCTGGGACAACTGGCTGCTGTCGGTGCCCGCGATCCGCTTCGCGTGGGGCGTGGTCATCGTCGCGCTGCTGCTCTGCTATGCGCTGTCGACGATCTCGTTCGGGCTGCGCTTCTCGAACCTGACGAACCGCGGCATCATCACGTCCGGCCCATACCGGTTCACGAAGCACCCCGCGTATCTCGCGAAGAACCTGTCGTACTGGATGATCTCGGTGCCGTTCGTCGAGCCGCTCGGATGGCGCCTCGCGATCATGCATTCGGCGGCGCTCGTCGCCGTGAACCTGCTGTACTGGCTGCGCGCGAAAACCGAGGAGCGGCATCTGATGCGCGATCCCGACTATCGTGCGTACGCCGAATGGATCGCGCGGCACGGGATGTTCGCGAGGCTCGGGCGCATGCTTGGTCGGGAACGGCGCGCGTGA
- a CDS encoding collagen-like triple helix repeat-containing protein: MNGATTTNLGNAVSSLGNGVQTLGNGTAAGLGTLGTSTNPLGPTLTSTSGVVSNVGNAVSSLGGVVTSIGTGPLAPVTSPLGGAVGTLGSTVTQVGSGLNNVLTSAPVQQLETGVSSIINPISNVVSGTTQTIGTATGLGAPVNNLLTTVGNGLNAAGAKVSGSTNNQVVQAVGGVVSQLGNTVTSVGGLLTGGTTNPLAPITGIAGSLSGTLGANAGLNAGATQPGTTTNPLAPVTGLLGGLSGSAGGNAAAGLTAVLAPITNVVGSLTAGVNGTVAAPSPAPTTGSTTTAPATGVVGSLTGGTTASGTSTTNLLAPVTNLIGGLLGGVSGK, encoded by the coding sequence GTGAACGGCGCGACGACGACGAACCTCGGCAACGCCGTCAGCTCGCTCGGCAACGGCGTCCAGACGCTCGGCAACGGCACAGCCGCCGGCCTCGGCACGCTCGGCACGTCGACGAATCCGCTCGGCCCGACGCTCACGTCGACCTCCGGCGTCGTCTCGAACGTCGGCAACGCGGTCTCGTCGCTCGGCGGCGTCGTGACGAGCATCGGCACCGGCCCGCTCGCGCCCGTCACGTCGCCGCTCGGCGGCGCGGTCGGCACGCTCGGCAGCACCGTCACGCAAGTCGGCTCCGGCCTGAACAACGTGCTCACGAGCGCGCCCGTCCAGCAGCTCGAAACCGGCGTCAGCTCGATCATCAATCCGATCTCGAACGTCGTTTCCGGCACGACGCAGACGATCGGCACCGCCACCGGGCTCGGCGCACCCGTCAATAATCTGCTGACCACCGTCGGCAATGGGCTGAACGCGGCCGGCGCGAAGGTATCGGGCTCGACGAACAACCAGGTGGTGCAGGCGGTCGGCGGCGTCGTCAGCCAGCTCGGCAACACGGTCACGAGCGTCGGCGGTCTGCTGACGGGCGGCACCACCAACCCGCTCGCACCGATCACCGGCATCGCCGGTTCGCTGAGCGGCACGCTCGGCGCCAACGCGGGCCTGAACGCAGGCGCGACGCAACCCGGCACGACGACGAACCCGCTCGCCCCCGTCACCGGCCTGCTCGGCGGCCTGTCGGGTTCGGCGGGCGGCAACGCGGCGGCCGGCCTCACCGCCGTGCTCGCGCCCATCACGAATGTCGTCGGCTCGCTGACCGCCGGCGTGAACGGCACCGTCGCCGCCCCGTCGCCCGCCCCGACCACCGGCTCGACGACGACCGCGCCCGCCACGGGTGTGGTCGGCAGCCTGACGGGCGGCACGACCGCGAGCGGCACGTCGACGACGAACCTGCTCGCGCCCGTGACCAACCTGATCGGCGGGCTGCTCGGCGGCGTGTCGGGCAAGTAG
- a CDS encoding S53 family peptidase → MQRTQHVNRLFSKRFALSPLPLAIAVALSPLLAHAAPDWVPTRTDAFLIARAPAAAASQTLAKTAPSYALNMIGTPELADTNVTPLELSQPLRVTIVLKSRNEAQLDSLVREVNQPGSANYRKYLTPEQFKARFAPTDAQVRAVVAHLKANDFGDITVSANNKLIFAQGNASNAERGFHTTLKRFSYRGKAVYANDSAALVPASLSPVVESVLGLQSAAVPHRLIHRGTPADARIQTDAITKNATASGTQTGHQPTDFAQIYNASGLPAATNTTVGIITWGDMTQTIADLNTFTRNAGLPNVNTAVVAGSSGTLADDGDPGEWDLDSQTIIGTSGGVKQLIFYAAVNGDSNDSGLTNATLTAAYNKAVTDNVAKVINVSLGEDEAAANSDGSLAANDAVFKQAVAQGQIFSVSSGDAGVYQWSTSPYGAPGYVGTYSGGKVTTKINLAKYSVSSPASSPYVVAVGGTTLSTSGTTTWAGETVWNEGLAYADVSSSGQPLDNAVRLWATGGGVSGYEAAPSWQTAALGSSVTKRVVPDVAFDAAQSTGAYLVINGQPNQLVGGTSLASPIFVGGWARVESANGNGLGLPTSAFYQGLPGNPSLVHDVTSGNNGYNSYGYSAKSGWDDDTGFGSLDFAKVSASSVK, encoded by the coding sequence ATGCAGAGAACTCAGCATGTCAACCGGCTATTCTCGAAACGCTTCGCGCTGTCGCCGCTACCGCTGGCGATCGCCGTCGCGCTGTCCCCGCTTCTCGCGCACGCGGCGCCCGACTGGGTGCCCACCCGCACCGACGCGTTCCTGATCGCGCGCGCGCCCGCCGCGGCCGCCTCGCAGACGCTCGCGAAGACCGCGCCGAGCTACGCGCTCAACATGATCGGCACGCCCGAGCTCGCCGACACGAATGTCACGCCGCTCGAGCTGAGCCAGCCGCTGCGCGTGACCATCGTGCTGAAAAGCCGCAACGAAGCGCAGCTCGATTCGCTCGTGCGCGAAGTGAACCAGCCGGGCAGCGCGAACTATCGCAAGTACCTCACGCCCGAGCAGTTCAAGGCGCGCTTCGCGCCGACCGACGCCCAGGTGCGGGCCGTCGTCGCGCATCTGAAGGCGAACGACTTCGGCGACATCACGGTGTCGGCGAACAACAAGCTGATCTTCGCGCAAGGCAACGCGTCGAACGCGGAACGCGGCTTCCACACGACGCTCAAGCGCTTCAGCTATCGCGGCAAGGCGGTCTATGCGAACGACTCGGCCGCGCTCGTTCCCGCATCGCTGAGCCCGGTCGTCGAATCGGTGCTCGGGCTGCAGAGCGCGGCCGTTCCGCATCGGCTCATCCATCGCGGCACGCCGGCCGACGCGCGCATCCAGACCGACGCGATCACGAAGAACGCGACGGCGAGCGGCACGCAAACCGGCCATCAGCCGACCGATTTCGCGCAGATCTACAATGCGAGCGGCCTGCCCGCCGCGACCAACACGACGGTCGGGATCATCACGTGGGGCGACATGACGCAGACGATCGCCGATCTGAACACGTTCACGCGAAACGCGGGCCTGCCGAACGTGAACACCGCGGTCGTCGCGGGCAGCTCGGGCACGCTCGCGGACGACGGCGATCCGGGCGAATGGGATCTCGACAGCCAGACGATCATCGGCACGTCGGGCGGCGTGAAGCAATTGATCTTCTATGCGGCCGTCAACGGCGACAGCAACGACAGCGGCCTCACCAACGCGACGCTGACCGCCGCATACAACAAGGCCGTCACCGACAACGTCGCGAAGGTGATCAACGTATCGCTCGGCGAGGACGAGGCGGCCGCGAATTCGGACGGCTCGCTCGCCGCGAACGACGCGGTATTCAAGCAGGCGGTCGCGCAAGGGCAGATCTTCTCGGTGTCGTCCGGCGACGCGGGCGTCTATCAGTGGTCGACTTCGCCATACGGCGCGCCGGGCTACGTCGGCACCTACAGCGGCGGCAAGGTGACGACGAAGATCAATCTGGCGAAGTACAGCGTGTCGTCGCCGGCGAGCTCGCCGTACGTCGTCGCGGTCGGCGGCACGACGTTGTCGACGAGCGGCACGACGACCTGGGCCGGCGAGACCGTCTGGAACGAAGGGCTCGCCTACGCGGACGTGAGCAGCAGCGGCCAGCCGCTCGACAACGCGGTGCGGCTATGGGCGACGGGCGGCGGCGTGAGCGGCTACGAAGCGGCGCCGAGCTGGCAGACGGCCGCGCTCGGCAGCTCGGTGACGAAGCGCGTCGTGCCGGACGTCGCGTTCGACGCCGCGCAATCGACGGGCGCGTATCTCGTGATCAACGGCCAGCCGAACCAGTTGGTCGGCGGCACGAGCCTCGCGTCGCCGATCTTCGTCGGCGGCTGGGCGCGCGTGGAATCGGCGAACGGCAACGGTCTCGGCCTGCCAACGTCGGCGTTCTACCAGGGCCTGCCGGGCAATCCGTCGCTCGTCCACGACGTGACGTCGGGTAACAACGGCTACAACAGCTACGGCTACAGCGCGAAATCCGGATGGGACGACGACACCGGCTTCGGCAGTCTCGACTTCGCGAAGGTCAGCGCGAGCTCGGTCAAGTAG
- a CDS encoding zinc-finger-containing protein, whose product MRVGRPVPALPQPVCDYCGAKALLARFGDDAYPYREDHGELWICPPCDAWIGVFPRSRRHVPLGRLANAELRHAKSELHAALEPLVAAKMRRDGCNAFEARAKGIRWLATQLGLDAASSTIHTLDLDACRNALRLVEQFMSRKSPPAHS is encoded by the coding sequence ATGCGCGTCGGCCGCCCCGTTCCCGCCCTCCCCCAACCCGTCTGCGACTACTGCGGCGCGAAAGCGCTGCTCGCGCGCTTCGGCGACGACGCGTATCCGTATCGCGAAGATCATGGCGAGCTGTGGATCTGCCCGCCGTGCGACGCATGGATCGGCGTTTTTCCGCGCAGCCGCCGTCACGTGCCGCTCGGCCGGCTCGCGAATGCCGAGCTCAGGCACGCGAAATCCGAATTGCACGCGGCGCTCGAGCCGCTCGTCGCCGCGAAGATGCGGCGCGACGGCTGCAATGCGTTCGAAGCGCGCGCGAAAGGCATCCGCTGGCTCGCGACGCAGTTGGGGCTCGACGCCGCGTCGAGCACGATTCACACGCTCGATCTCGACGCATGCCGGAATGCGCTGCGGCTCGTCGAGCAATTCATGTCCCGCAAATCCCCGCCCGCGCATTCGTAA
- a CDS encoding sensor domain-containing diguanylate cyclase translates to MSPTGVIVCGMLLLTLIWLFCARVLYQSHRDAYLHAVDNAHNLVLLLERDIARNVELYDLSLQAVVDGVNDPRIMALDPAIRAKVLFDRAATGKYLGTISVMNEHGDIVLDSHFPHPPAVANFSYRDYFVYQRDHPKGGLYIGEPYAARLRHGAPTIALSRRITRADGSFGGVVVGTLGIDYFRSLLDGLSVGPDGTAAVFETNGLMITRLPFDPKMVGRSIADSALYAHVREHDAGVFTGVASIDGVRRLYMYKRLQGLPIVVNVSPAERHVFMQWRIRAQRLGVLMLVFGIAIVGGTALLARELRWRRHAEMRLQRLARTDALTGLGNRRAFDENLRSEWARALRTGRPLSLLFVDIDQFKDYNDHYGHQAGDDVLREVGGCLAVNVRRAADDVARYGGEEFVITLPDTDAKSAAAIAEYIRRAVYDLDIEHVRSPYARVTVSIGLVTSHEHIAHSDATLVKMADAALYQAKSTGRNRVCGAQHA, encoded by the coding sequence ATGTCGCCGACGGGCGTAATCGTTTGCGGCATGCTGCTGCTCACGCTGATCTGGCTGTTTTGCGCACGCGTGCTGTACCAGTCGCACCGGGACGCATACCTGCATGCGGTCGACAACGCACACAATCTCGTGCTGCTGCTCGAACGCGACATCGCGCGCAACGTCGAGCTCTACGACCTGTCGCTGCAGGCGGTCGTCGACGGCGTGAACGATCCGCGCATCATGGCGCTCGATCCCGCGATACGCGCCAAGGTGCTGTTCGACCGCGCGGCCACCGGCAAGTACCTCGGCACGATCTCCGTGATGAACGAGCACGGCGACATCGTGCTCGACTCGCACTTCCCGCATCCGCCTGCCGTCGCGAACTTCTCGTATCGCGACTATTTCGTCTACCAGCGCGATCACCCGAAAGGCGGCCTCTACATCGGCGAGCCGTACGCGGCGCGGCTGCGCCACGGCGCGCCGACGATCGCGCTCAGCCGGCGCATCACGCGCGCCGACGGCTCGTTCGGCGGCGTCGTCGTCGGCACGCTCGGCATCGACTACTTCCGCTCGCTGCTCGACGGCCTTTCGGTGGGCCCGGACGGCACGGCGGCCGTCTTCGAGACCAACGGGCTGATGATCACGCGCCTGCCGTTCGATCCGAAGATGGTCGGACGCAGCATCGCCGACTCTGCCCTCTACGCGCACGTGCGCGAGCACGACGCGGGCGTGTTCACCGGCGTCGCGTCGATCGATGGCGTGCGGCGGCTTTACATGTACAAGCGGCTGCAGGGGCTGCCGATCGTCGTCAACGTGTCGCCCGCCGAGCGGCACGTCTTCATGCAGTGGCGCATTCGGGCGCAGCGGCTCGGCGTGCTGATGCTCGTGTTCGGCATCGCGATCGTCGGCGGCACCGCGCTGCTCGCGCGCGAGTTGCGCTGGCGGCGGCACGCGGAGATGCGCCTGCAGCGCCTCGCCCGCACCGATGCGCTGACGGGCCTCGGCAATCGGCGCGCGTTCGACGAGAACCTGCGCAGCGAATGGGCGCGCGCGCTGCGCACCGGCCGCCCGCTGTCGCTGCTGTTCGTCGACATCGATCAGTTCAAGGACTACAACGACCACTACGGCCACCAGGCGGGCGACGACGTGCTGCGCGAAGTCGGCGGCTGCCTCGCGGTGAACGTACGCCGCGCGGCCGACGACGTCGCGCGTTACGGCGGCGAGGAGTTCGTGATCACGCTGCCGGACACCGACGCGAAAAGCGCGGCCGCGATCGCCGAGTACATCCGTCGCGCGGTCTACGATCTCGACATCGAGCACGTGCGCAGCCCGTATGCGCGCGTGACCGTCAGCATCGGCCTCGTCACGTCGCACGAGCACATCGCGCACTCGGACGCGACGCTCGTGAAGATGGCCGATGCCGCGCTGTACCAGGCGAAATCGACCGGACGCAACCGCGTCTGCGGCGCGCAGCACGCCTGA
- a CDS encoding alpha/beta fold hydrolase, with the protein MIAKLFHFLVYAFVALFAFTQYTAYRIRKMFPPEGKFVDVGADRLHYVEYGEGPPIVFVHGLCGQLRNFAYLDLQRLAKSHRVILVDRPGSGRSTRGPRSSANVYAQARTIAMFIATLGLDKPVVVGHSLGGAISLALALNHPQSVSRIALIAPLTHTETEPPGPFRGLALRSSLVRRFVSLTLGLPVAMLQNRKAVELVFAPEAVPHDFGVKGGGLLGLQPHAFYSASSDLVAAPEDLPDMESRYASLSVPVDVLYGRGDEILNWQRHGEALKKRLDAVNLTVVDGGHMLPVTQPAQTTDWLLDVAGKPAAAEPEHTAESVES; encoded by the coding sequence ATGATAGCCAAGCTGTTCCACTTTCTCGTCTATGCATTCGTCGCGCTCTTCGCGTTCACGCAGTACACCGCGTATCGCATCCGGAAGATGTTCCCGCCCGAGGGCAAGTTCGTCGACGTCGGCGCGGACCGCCTGCACTACGTCGAATACGGCGAAGGCCCGCCGATCGTGTTCGTGCACGGTCTTTGCGGCCAGTTGCGCAACTTCGCGTATCTGGATCTGCAGCGGCTCGCGAAATCGCACCGCGTGATCCTCGTCGATCGCCCGGGCTCCGGCCGTTCGACGCGCGGCCCGCGCTCGAGCGCGAACGTCTATGCGCAGGCGCGTACGATCGCGATGTTCATCGCGACGCTCGGCCTCGACAAGCCGGTCGTCGTCGGCCACTCGCTCGGCGGCGCGATCTCGCTCGCGCTCGCGCTCAATCATCCGCAGAGCGTGAGCCGCATCGCGCTGATCGCGCCGCTCACGCATACCGAGACCGAGCCGCCCGGCCCGTTCCGCGGCCTCGCGCTGCGCTCGTCGCTCGTGCGCCGCTTCGTCTCGCTCACGCTCGGCCTTCCCGTCGCGATGCTGCAGAACCGCAAGGCGGTCGAGCTCGTGTTCGCCCCCGAGGCGGTGCCGCACGACTTCGGCGTGAAGGGCGGCGGCCTGCTCGGGCTGCAGCCGCACGCGTTCTACTCGGCGTCGTCGGATCTCGTCGCCGCGCCCGAGGATCTGCCCGACATGGAAAGCCGCTACGCGTCGCTGAGCGTGCCCGTCGACGTGCTGTACGGCCGCGGCGACGAGATCCTCAACTGGCAGCGCCACGGCGAAGCCCTGAAGAAGCGCCTCGACGCGGTCAACCTGACGGTCGTCGACGGCGGCCACATGCTGCCCGTCACGCAGCCCGCGCAAACGACGGACTGGCTGCTCGACGTCGCCGGCAAGCCGGCCGCCGCCGAACCCGAGCATACGGCCGAAAGCGTGGAAAGCTGA
- a CDS encoding flavin-containing monooxygenase: protein MSSTTDWNAARALDERAPQAAAGGHARAKTDFDVLIVGAGLSGIGAAYYLRERCPDATYAILEGRETMGGTWDLFRYPGVRSDSDMFTLGFSFRPWHSDKAISDGQTILDYIRDTARAYGIDKTIRFGHKVTAASWDSTSARWTVRVQRATGDARHDEAVYTCRFLYMCSGYYDYEEGHAPSWPDMDAYQGRIVHPQHWPSDLDYKDKRVVVIGSGATAVTLVPSMAADARHVTMLQRSPTYIVSLPARDAIANALRRWLPSGLAHRLVRLKNVLLTMYFYNLARHRPDATKKFIVRAAGKQLGPQFDVNKHLTPRYKPWDQRVCLVPNGDLFKAIRAGRASIATDEIERFTPGGLRLKSGQRLEADVIVTATGLKLKMLGGAAVTVDGKPVDLSQTVSYKGMMYSGVPNLASSFGYTNASWTLKAELIAQYVCRLLEHMRTHGYDVCVPRLAPGSMELEPVVDLTSGYIQRAAGVLPKQGTKKPWKSYQNYARDFATFRFGPLADGAMQFERRRPALAERDDTRQPAYEGR, encoded by the coding sequence ATGAGTTCGACGACAGACTGGAACGCCGCGCGCGCGCTCGACGAACGCGCGCCGCAAGCGGCGGCGGGCGGCCACGCCCGCGCCAAGACCGACTTCGACGTGCTGATCGTCGGCGCGGGCCTGTCGGGCATCGGCGCCGCTTACTACCTGCGCGAGCGCTGCCCGGACGCGACGTACGCGATCCTCGAAGGCCGCGAGACGATGGGCGGCACGTGGGACCTGTTCCGCTATCCGGGCGTGCGTTCGGACTCCGACATGTTCACGCTCGGCTTCAGCTTCCGGCCGTGGCACAGCGACAAGGCGATCTCCGACGGCCAGACGATCCTCGACTACATCCGGGACACCGCGCGCGCATACGGCATCGACAAGACGATCCGCTTCGGCCACAAGGTGACGGCCGCGAGCTGGGATTCGACGAGCGCGCGCTGGACCGTGCGCGTGCAGCGCGCGACGGGCGACGCGCGGCACGATGAAGCCGTCTATACGTGCCGCTTCCTCTATATGTGCAGCGGCTACTACGACTACGAAGAAGGCCATGCGCCGAGCTGGCCGGACATGGACGCGTACCAGGGCCGCATCGTGCATCCGCAGCACTGGCCGAGCGATCTCGATTACAAGGACAAGCGCGTCGTCGTGATCGGCAGCGGCGCGACCGCGGTCACGCTCGTGCCCTCGATGGCGGCCGACGCGCGCCACGTGACGATGCTGCAGCGCTCGCCGACCTACATCGTGTCGCTGCCCGCGCGCGACGCGATCGCGAACGCGCTGCGCCGCTGGCTGCCGTCGGGGCTCGCGCACCGGCTCGTGCGGCTGAAGAACGTGCTGCTGACGATGTACTTCTACAACCTCGCGCGCCACCGCCCGGACGCGACGAAGAAGTTCATCGTCCGCGCGGCGGGCAAGCAGCTCGGCCCGCAGTTCGACGTCAACAAGCACCTGACGCCGCGCTACAAGCCGTGGGACCAACGCGTCTGCCTCGTGCCGAACGGCGATCTGTTCAAGGCGATCCGCGCGGGACGCGCGTCGATCGCCACCGACGAGATCGAGCGCTTCACCCCGGGCGGCCTGCGCCTGAAGAGCGGCCAGCGCCTCGAGGCCGACGTGATCGTCACCGCGACGGGCCTGAAGCTGAAGATGCTGGGCGGCGCGGCCGTGACGGTCGACGGCAAGCCCGTCGATCTGTCGCAGACCGTGTCGTACAAGGGGATGATGTACAGCGGCGTGCCGAACCTCGCGTCGTCGTTCGGCTATACGAACGCATCGTGGACGCTGAAGGCCGAGCTGATCGCGCAATACGTGTGCCGGCTGCTCGAGCACATGCGCACGCACGGCTACGACGTCTGCGTGCCGCGGCTCGCGCCCGGCAGCATGGAGCTCGAACCCGTCGTCGATCTGACGTCGGGCTATATCCAGCGCGCCGCCGGCGTGCTGCCGAAGCAGGGCACGAAAAAGCCGTGGAAGTCCTACCAGAACTACGCGCGCGATTTCGCCACATTCAGGTTCGGCCCGCTCGCCGACGGCGCGATGCAGTTCGAGCGCCGCCGCCCGGCGCTCGCCGAACGTGACGACACCCGTCAGCCCGCCTACGAAGGAAGGTGA